The following coding sequences are from one Eucalyptus grandis isolate ANBG69807.140 chromosome 11, ASM1654582v1, whole genome shotgun sequence window:
- the LOC104426621 gene encoding auxin-responsive protein IAA1: MEGSKSNGYGECDQANLKATELRLGLPGTEEEPPLKVESPSFNSRKRALADDAESVLQDGRKSTSGVPPPSKAPIVGWPPVRSYRKNIYSSPAEVAEGGAGAGYLKVSMDGAPYLRKVDLKTYKSYQELMESLENMFNITIGDCSDKGSDYAPTYEDKDGDWMLVGDVPWNMFTSTCKRLRIMRGGSRS, translated from the exons ATGGAGGGGTCTAAGAGCAACGGGTACGGCGAGTGCGATCAGGCTAACCTGAAGGCGACCGAGCTGAGGCTAGGGCTTCCCGGGACCGAGGAGGAACCGCCGTTGAAGGTGGAGTCTCCCTCTTTCAATAGCAGAAAGAGGGCTTTAGCGGATGATGCGGAATCAGTTCTGCAAGATGGAAGAAAGAGCACCTCTGGTGTCCCTCCTCCTTCCAA GGCGCCGATAGTTGGGTGGCCACCAGTCCGGTCGTACAGGAAGAACATTTATTCGTCGCCGGCAGAGGTAGCTGAGGGTGGCGCAGGGGCTGGCTACTTGAAGGTGAGCATGGACGGTGCTCCGTACCTCAGGAAGGTCGATCTCAAGACGTACAAGAGCTACCAGGAGCTCATGGAATCTTTGGAAAACATGTTCAACATCACCATCG GTGATTGCTCGGACAAAGGGTCTGATTATGCGCCTACCTATGAAGACAAAGATGGGGATTGGATGCTTGTTGGAGATGTTCCTTGGAA CATGTTTACGTCCACATGCAAGCGACTCAGAATCATGAGAGGTGGATCAAGAAGCTAG